One segment of Rickettsiales bacterium Ac37b DNA contains the following:
- a CDS encoding hypothetical protein (Uncharacterized protein conserved in bacteria), which translates to MSKNIEPIIIKKYSNRRLYNTQISDYITLDDLHQLIKNKQEFIVQDAKTGEDLTHFTLTQLILDRELKGNTNILPISFLKQILALYDDNLHKILPYYLESSMQLFVQNQDHFRQYMNKYLTNTMESFFPLSLLETMTKNNLQIFTDGFQRLFSDKKGKEHDTK; encoded by the coding sequence ATGTCTAAAAATATCGAGCCTATTATTATTAAAAAATACTCTAATAGACGTTTATATAACACCCAAATCAGTGACTATATTACTCTTGATGATCTACATCAACTTATTAAAAACAAGCAAGAATTCATAGTTCAAGACGCTAAAACAGGCGAAGATTTAACTCATTTTACTTTAACCCAATTAATTTTGGATCGTGAATTAAAAGGTAATACTAACATACTTCCCATAAGCTTTTTAAAGCAAATTTTAGCCCTTTATGACGATAATTTACATAAAATATTACCATATTATTTAGAAAGTAGCATGCAATTATTCGTACAAAATCAGGATCATTTTCGTCAATATATGAATAAATACCTTACCAATACCATGGAGAGTTTTTTTCCACTATCATTACTGGAAACCATGACTAAAAATAATTTACAAATTTTTACAGATGGTTTTCAAAGACTTTTTTCTGATAAAAAGGGTAAAGAGCATGACACTAAATAA